CTCCCCTCACACCTTTCTAACGTTGGAACTCACAGTTTCTATAACTCTCTGAATGTATGActaactaaaactaaaactaattTTGTCACCAGGTATTTTAATAccaggattttaaaaaatgatatgCGAGCCCTCTTTTGATACACAACATTAATATTAACATGGCGCTCGATATTAGCACCCTGCACACAGTGCTGGTGCAAAAAAGTCATTGAACACATACCAACACATTTGTAGTAATGTTCATAGTACTGGTTGAAACCTTGTTACATTTATGAAGCCTCGgtttgaaaatctgattgtaTATAGTTTTGGCACTTTTGATACAATCAAATGTGTAATAAATGGAGATCATATTGTTTTAAAGTTCATGTCACTTTTTGCTGGGAAGTGTCCAGAACAACACTTTTGCCTTCATGGACAACAGGGAGTGGTTCTTTTTGAGCATATTGATTCCTTTACAGAAACTGTCGGACACAGCTTCCCCACTCTGACCTGTGAGGGGAGGGGGTTTCAGACACATCTGCACCTCGGTCTAAGCATACTGACACCTTAAGCAGTTCCAGCTGTGCAGTTAtagtaagattttttttacacagagcgacaggaaagaaagaaaggcctCAGTCTGAGAGGGGGGTCGACTTTAGACGGCTGACCTTGGAGTCCAGGTCATCCTTCCACTTCAGCACGGCGTCAAATGTGGAGGCCCTCGTCACATCGAACACCATCAGCGCTCCCACCGCCTCCCGATAATACACACGAGTCATGTTCCCATACCGCTCCTGTCCTGGGACGCGTGGACAgccatcagacacacacacatacacacacacacacatttatgtaaGGACACCTTTCAAGTCGGGAAAATCAAATCAACTCAACTCATGGTTTATTAGTGAGAAATAACGGGagtgtgagcttgtgtgtgtgtgtttattctacAGTGGCCGCCATCATGTGACTTATATTATGAGCATGGGATCACTTGAGTCACAGCCAGGCACAAGATCTACATTCCTCAACCAGGCTTCAAATGACAGGGAGGGACCCAGAGGACAGATACACTCTGAGTGGGagttcacatcacacactgcacacacctGCATCTGATCGAgctatgtttgtattttactgAGTTGTAAagggaaaaaatacatttgaaaagtGCCCTTTTTGTGTTCTAGTGCAGCATCATCTCACTGCACTGACAGAGTTTTAAGACTCAGGACtttcctgctcacacacagtACTGTTCAGCTGCCATTTTCCAATGTTTCTATGTTTTTCACATGCTCCTATTTCCCCCAAACTGCCCTCAGGTTTATTTCAAAAGCTGATTTAGAGGCTTTGCAGATTTCCACAGCTGCTGGTGATGAAACAAAAGACACACTCTCTCCCACAGAGAATAAATCCCAGTCCTGATCTGCACGCACAGTTTTATTGTTGTAACGATCACCTGATGCTTAATGAGTCTGTAAACCAGAGTGCAAAGTTTAACAGACCTGCTATGTCCCACAGCTGGAGCCGGATCACAGTGTCATTGTCCCACTGCAGCACCTTCAGGGCGAAGTCCACCCCGATGGTGGCTCGGTAGTGCTGGGAGAAGATCTGATGGACGTACCGCTTGATGATTGACGTCTTTCCGACTCCCAAGTCCCCGATGACCAGGACTTTGAAGAGAAGCTCCTgctgcatggctgcagctctccaGAGAACGAAAGAAACTCCtcagtaaaaaatgaaaactttatGAAGGAGGCTGGTGCGCAGCTATCGCAAAAAACTGAATTAGCTGGAGGAAAGTCATGAGCAGCAGAGAAATTAATGGTAGGATTTTTATTCCGTCTAGAGGATAAATATTATGATCCAGTATCATCGAGACTACAGCCTGCCCTCTCAGTCACACGTGACAGTCTGAGCCGCTTCACGGCCGCTCCTGTCAGCAACTCCAATACAGCTGCTCATCAGCGGGGGTGTGTTCAAGGGCTCCTCGTAATTTTTTTCCGGAATTTTAGCCggacatttagaaaacatgtaGGTGTAGCTAAACTGCTGCACTGCCCCCTAACAATAATCCACACTGGATTTAAGTTAAAAATCCGTGAAATATCTTATCTTAGAATGAGCCGCTGAATACACTTACAATTAACCAGCTCACCTTGAATGTGTGGACAATAATTGTGGGTGTGTAGCCTATATTCCAAATTGTCCTACTTCATTGCTCGTTTGCAGGTGGAGTATAAGGGCTACTTCTGAGTATAAAGTATTAATATTACTGCTAATATTGACTAGTTtgtaaataatattttaatatagCAATTTCTATCTTAAAAGGAGGCATATTATCtttcaacatatttttatttcaacatgttATTTCTAACTGTGTGTTGCTGGATGATTATAAGGATCcaaacaaaaatattcagaaaaaaacTTAAACAATGTTGCAGGTTAATAATCGTACATGTTGTTTTGTTCGTACAGCCTCTGAAGGCAGCAGCCGGACCCTGCGGAGTGCTGCTGCGCCGCTGTGCGCGCAGTTACGGTAATGGTGCTGATGAGGGCGAGGAggagatgtatgtgtgtgcgtgatgctgctgttgtgtcctGCTGCCATTTCATCCGCGGATCGTCACGGAAACATCAACAGTGAAATTAACCCGCAGCTCGGATCGTCTGTCGGTTTGCACGCTGCACAGGCTGCTTTCACCTGTGAAAACGTGCCACACGTTGATGGTGGACTAGAGGCCTAGCTAATATAATGCATGTTGTTGGTGCAGGTTATTTCTGCCAGCAATAACACAGCCACTGCCACTCTGGAGGATCATTTTTAGAAGACATAATCATCGATATggggtttgctttgttttacagGAACTGAGCTCTTAACTTTAAGGTAAGTCTTTATTGACTGATTTTTTCGCATTCCTGAGTGTTGACcatcaaagtaaaaaatactCATACTTGCATTAGGTTAAGTGGGTTGGGCCTCACGATTCAAACAATTTACTCTTTGTGGGATGAGTGTCACTGGAGGCCTTCAaggaagcagctgcagacatctGTTATCAACCAGCACATCATCTCTCTTTGGCTAGCTTCAAGGCCTCATCTTGTGTTACACCAACCTGTCTACTATCCACATGGGGGCTGACTACACCAGTGTTTATTGAGTCGGAGAGGAGTggcctcccccctccctccttcccctcaaATTAGATCACCCAACTGTAAATCACATGGACACTGCTGAGATGATCTGAGGCTATTGCTCTCTCCTCATGATGGCAGTGTGATCCATGCAGTCAGCACGGTCTGTGGATTAATTGGAtcctgtgttgttttcatctctAAAAATTCATTTGAATGTCTAACAAAAGAGATGAAACACATGTGATGTGTTGTTTCATGTGCAGCAAAAAGACCCATAAGTGAAACAGTAGTTCATATTTTTCCTTTGTTGTGGAGCAAAACTGCAGCCAAAGGTCAAGACAAGACCGTGTTTTAGATTTCATCTTTTGTCAAGATCATTTCTGCAGTGGTTTggtgagacagagagcacaTTTTGGTTTCTTAAGAGTCTCAAAATACACCATAATTTATCAGCATCACGAGCACATAAAGCTCAATCTGCTTTTGAACAGTTTTCCCTTCAGTTATCTCTTCAAAAGACGACATAAGAACTGGTCAAAACAATCTATCAGGGCTATGTTGTAAATGAATTAGAGTTGAAATAATCAAGCcataaacagcagctgttttgatcAAAGATTTTGTTGCTGCTCTTTGTCATATGACTGTAAATTCTTTTGGATCATTGGTCCAACAAAACAACTTCTGAAGCCCTAATACGATGAGAGTAACTGAATGACGAGTTTTTCTCCCCACAGATTGTATTTAGGTGAGACATGGAGACGATATGGCTTTATCAGTTTCGCCTGATCGTCATCGGAGACTCCACGGTCGGCAAGTCGTGTCTGATCCGGAGGTTCACTGAGGGCCGCTTTGCCCAGGTGTCCGACCCGACTGTGGGGGTGGACTTCTTCTCCCGGCTGGTGGAGATCGAGCCGGGCAAGAGGATCAAGCTGCAGATCTGGGACACTGCAGGACAGGAGAGGTTCAGGTAAAGACAGGTTGATTTGCTTCTCTCTTGAGCCGTCTCCTCGTCCATCCACAAAACGATATCATGACCTttaaacacaaatcacacagatCTAtactgcttttttgtttgtttgtgtgtgcgtgtttacgTGTGCTTTCTTTTTCACAAATCCACACCACACCAACTTTACATAAACTTACCCTCCATCCTACCCAAACGTTGTCCCAGTCCTGCTGGACGTCTCCGCAGATGGGCATTAAAGGTAAATTCATTGAAATCCCACAAAACACGAGTCTAGTGATGtactatatttttcttattgtcaaaaAATCCCTtgaaaactcattaaaaacacaccaatgagCCACACTTTTGCACTGGGTCACCTGTTCCTTCATTATGATCACATTACGGGCATTGCTTCTTATTTTGAGTCAAGTTCACTgtactgctgctgtaaatagTTCCTAAGGCACCaaatccgccgctgaaaataggCCCCAACAAATGCTCTATTTACTCCTCTTCGAATAATGTTGACTAAAAGTTAAAGTAAACATTTTTAAGAAATTAAGTTAGGTATACATGCCCCATTTTTAGAAATTTACACCTTCAATAGGAATAGATGgggttttggtcattttatgagattttattgacaacaatgaaatgatgaaatgaatatTGCCAACTTAATTCTAACTATGGCAagtttaaatgtgcttttttttttgtcattttggtgAACTGACTCCAACTCTAGGAATTACTTTCATCAGAGTTAGGTTTATTGCCAATTGAGTTTCCACATACAACAAATTTTCCTTGGTATATTTGTGCATTACAGTAAATGTAgtagaaggaaaggaaaaaataaagtaCTTGTTAGAAACTACAAGTTTTATTCCCAAAACTACAGAGTTCGTTTCCCCTCTGCTCCAAGGGCAGACATCAACCTGTCAATCATTGCCTCCCCTGTAAGTACAGGCATGGATGGGTGGgacttcctctctttgtcctcaaACAAATGCAGTTGGAAGTTTGTTTGATGCACCATGTCTCTTTTGGAATTATTTCAATGTAAGTCAAGTTTCATTTATTGATTAGGattatatttattgattaaGATAATAAGTTAAATGGttgatgatttgattttacTTGTTGATTGTGAAGTTTTGAGTCAACTTTGTTcctgtgtggtctgtgtggCTCCAGTTGGAACCTTAAATCCCCAACAGTACGACAAAATTCAAGAATCAgaaatatttgcaaaaaataagaacaatataTCAAAAGTATGTCTCGTATGTTCATATAGGATGTGTTCTTTATGTAGTGAAGCAGAGAGTaagggtgtggaggtcagggtggtggaGAAGTGTGTTGTACATCATCATCTGTCACAATCCATCATGTAATGTTCCTTTTCTTAAACCGCTACCACAATCtctccctaaccttaaccaagtgttCTAGGTCTCTAACCACATCTTAACCATAGTTAAAGGACGAGGCTGGATATTATCATATTTGTTATTGTcatcaaatcccatgaaaagtcTAAAACCCACAATTTATTGTTCCATTTCTCAATACTTTGCatctctatctatctgtctatctattcAGGTCTATCACCAGAGCTTACTACCGTAACTCAGTGGGTGGGCTCTTACTCTTCGACATCACAAACCGCCGTTCCTTCCAGAACGTCCATAACTGGCTGGAGGAGGCCCAGAGCCACGTCCAGCCGCACAGCATCGTCTTCCTGCTGGTCGGTCACAAGTGTGACCTGGAGGCCCAGCGTCAGGTGACCcagcaggaggcagagaagCTGGCAGGGGCCTTCGGGATGCGCTACGTGGAGACCTCAGCACGAGACGCCATCAATGTGGAGAAGGTGTGGATGAGACTCTCATTTGTCTTCACAGACATAGGATCAGCTGGGAGTCTTGTATTGTGTGCTTGGCTTCATCACCAAGACTTTTGACAGGAAATGTTAATCATAGGTTTTAAACCACATCCTTAGTGGATGGagttgctcagttgtcatggagattgTTTAACTGGTATCACATGACCTAAGTGTGCCATTTATGCTATGGCATTTGCTGTAAAGTAGAACAGCTCGGTCGGtcagtggttagcactgtcGCTAATGTAGAGCAGCTTAGTGGGTTGGTGGTTAGCACTGTTGCTAATGTGTTGCAGCTCGTTGGGtcagtggttagcactgttGCTAACTTAGAACAGCGTGATGGATTAGGATGGGATCAATGCAGAGAAGTTTAATTTCACAATAGAAGTGGAAATAGCAAAATTCTGGCAAACATAACAAATGATGTATCCTGAGTATTTTCATGACACACTTtgataaaaaatgtcaaaaaattcACATTCTTCACAATCTGATTTGGATTTTCGTTCCTTTTTTCACAAGGCGTTTGTGGATCTGACGAGGGACATCTTTGAGCTAGTACGGAGCGGGGACATCAAGATCCAGGATGGCTGGGAGGGCGTCAAGAGCGGATTTGTTCCCAACACCGTCCATTCCTCCGAGGAGGTCGCCAAGGGCAGCCGGCAGTGCTTGTGCTGATTTACCTGGCTGCAGCATGTGGGTGGTGACAGGTGGGAAAACTACAGTGGACTCCATCTGCGGGAGATCTCCCTCGTCCTGGCTGCACTCAGGCCAGTTTTTATGGGACTCGTAATATTTCCCTGCTTAGTTACACACTTTGCATCTATATATAAGACCTTGTTTTAACGTTCAGGTGCCTGTTTATGGCTCCAAACGTAAGACACTTTGTTGATGTTCCTAACAGGCATAGAAGCACAAGAAGCATCCTAACCCCCTCACtgttctgtgtgcatgtgtgtgtgactgtaatAATCCCGCTGTCTTCGCAGCTCTTTCCAACACTTCGGCTTTACTGCACTTTCGGCCTTTCCTGATGTGTACAGTTACACTCCGGTGGCCAGTTACATTGTTGGCGCACATCTCTTAAAGACTGATACTGTCACTGTAGTGTGTTTTATGCTCAAGTTAATTTAAATCCGAATCCAGGCTGAGCCTCCTCCTTTTCATAATACTCGGAGTATACCGCAACTATATCCAGTGAGagagatgagacagaaagagatgtTCACTGATTGTACTGCACTACAAATCCAAGTGGCTTACCACATCGAGATACTGGAGGGTAATGAAAGTGAGCTCAGATTGAACCAAATATTCAGACTCTGTCCCGTTTGTCTGACTGCGAGCTGCTGACGGCTGCTGGAGAAAGAGTTTGCACTGAGAAAATGTTCAGTGGCACATGTGCTGTTTGCTGAAAGGAGAAGTCACTGTAGCTGCTTCTTGATAGTCATTTGAACTCGGTCATAGCAAGGATTTTTTTATCCATATGGTGAGAACCCAGTTCATGTTTACTCTGTGTTGGTTTACCGGTTTGAAAAGTTAAAGACATTAAAGCCTTTTGTATGGAACCCTAAAGTGTTCGATattaaataaagacatttaaaatgaagtaaatcatcatatgaaaaaacatttttttaaataattgagGACATTGCTTCATTGGCGTTCACTTTTATTcaattattatatttattatttatgtttaaaatgCCCTTTTGGCCTGTTTTTATGTCAGAATTTTTCATGACACTGGCCCCTCactttttagccaatcatcAATTTAGCCTCTTAGCTAGCTCAACAGCTGCTACCAGagttagccagttagctccCTTTAGCTAGAGCAACATCAAATGTCAGAGTAATTCTGAATCAACAACCTTTGTAGCTGGTAAGTGAACAAAGCTTTTAAGTCTTAGCTTAACAAGGTTACACATGCTGCCTACCTAGCTGGCTAACTTTCTAGTCGGGTTGAAAAGACAGTGATAGCATTGTTCGCTAGCTCCTGCTGGCACCACACAGAAAGgttgtctgtctttttgctcGTCACAGggttgtttgtctctctgtgaagAACATAATCAAAATGAGCAGAGGTAGCTGTGAAATaaccagctaacgttagctgctgCTTTCTACCACACCTTGCTAGTTAGCCGGCTAGGTGCTGTAGGTAGCATTTGCAGCCTTGTTGCTACTAACAACAGCAGTAAGATGACTCATTCAGAAGCTAAGCTAAGTAAAGCTAACCgactgaatttgatggcagttGTTCAGCTAGGtgaagaggagcaggtggtggCGTGTTAATGGCTGAAGGGTGAGGGTGATAACACCACTGTCATGGAAAatgacattatgaaataaattGTGTCATTGTGTAAAGTGACATTATGGaaaaagtagcataaaataaaactaattgACAAAAAAGACATGtcaatatgaaataaaaacatgaaacccCTGGAAAATTAGATTTCATGATAGTCtatgaaattataaaaaaacattgtttcatTTATGAATGTTATGCAATTTATTCATGTGAAAATTCATGTATAATTGctaattaattaaatattgaACACTTTGGGGCTCCATCCGTTTGGAGACAGATTTTGACTTTGTTTGGATATGGAGCGTGCTCTTAAACATTACATGACGCCTTCAGGTCATAATCTCACACTTATGCCTACGATCCGTTTATAGATTCAATCATATCCATATTTATAATCTGTGCATGCCTCTGGTTTAACTCAAATtttccaaagaaagaaaagattttttttatttttgataaaatgtaaatagcTGTTTCACCGGGAATCTCATCAGAAGGAGCAGAACTAATGAAGTGTATTTTGTTCCTTGGGATAACAATGTATCTGGCGCAATGACAAAAATGTGTATGAAACAATGAAAGTGAACAAAGTAGGATTATTTTGAATGCCGCTACAAGGCTTCAGGTCAGATTGATGGCATTAATGGTGACTAATTAATCCAACAGTTCAGAAAGAACAGCGAGTGagttcatttattttaactgtgcagTGGAAGCGTCTCTTTAGAGTGCCTTTGGAGGAAAGAAGCCTAAACACACTGaatccacttcctgttcatAGATATCCTGTGAAAATTAAAACCTAGACTGTAAGGTGGCGGGAAACACGTTGGTATCGCATTACGCAACctgtaaataatttatttgaaaGCAAACCCTGACAAAGTTGACTATTCAATGTTGTTGTGACTCTGGGATTATTTTAGCACACGTGTCATCAATAATAAATGCCTGGAGACATTAATAAAGATTTGCCTCGTGCATAAATTGGAGATATGCTGCTCTTTGTACCGTTAAAGTGAGAGGCTGTTGGGTAGCAGGCAAGAAATGGTACAATACTGATAGACTGAAGTAATGCTGTATgtggccactagatggcagccTTATTGTAGAAGAGGGAAGAACTATTTCAAAACATCAAGTACATGTACTCATGGAAGGTACACATTTGTGGTACTATTTCAACAGGAAATATTGCACTTCTTTCTTCACGGCAGTTATTTGATAATTTCCTTcctttacaaattaagatttgtgcatacaaaatatatgaaatgttTATAGAATGTTATTTTGTTTAGATTTAAAAACCCCAACAGTACGTACAAGTAGAGCAAAAACAGttagatgaaaaacaagactgaaagttgtggaacgttcccaaaacacctgtttggaacgttccacaggtaaactaGTTGATTGGtcacaggtgatagtatcatgattggatgtggaaaggagcatcctggagcgaggttcaccactttgtgaacgcatgattggataaaggatgttactataTAAACACAGTTCGTCTGCTTGTTTTACACGGCGTCTTCTTTGGAATTGGGGCGGTGAAATATTGTGGTGATTGT
Above is a genomic segment from Chelmon rostratus isolate fCheRos1 chromosome 14, fCheRos1.pri, whole genome shotgun sequence containing:
- the rab38c gene encoding ras-related protein Rab-38, producing MQQELLFKVLVIGDLGVGKTSIIKRYVHQIFSQHYRATIGVDFALKVLQWDNDTVIRLQLWDIAGQERYGNMTRVYYREAVGALMVFDVTRASTFDAVLKWKDDLDSKVTLNHGRPVPAVLLANKSDQLASQPPKLDTFCRENGFVGWFETSAKENTNIDEAARCLVEHILNNEESPMVERDPSTLVLSGYSNTAKDHLNCSSCMKW
- the LOC121617810 gene encoding ras-related protein Rab-39B-like — protein: METIWLYQFRLIVIGDSTVGKSCLIRRFTEGRFAQVSDPTVGVDFFSRLVEIEPGKRIKLQIWDTAGQERFRSITRAYYRNSVGGLLLFDITNRRSFQNVHNWLEEAQSHVQPHSIVFLLVGHKCDLEAQRQVTQQEAEKLAGAFGMRYVETSARDAINVEKAFVDLTRDIFELVRSGDIKIQDGWEGVKSGFVPNTVHSSEEVAKGSRQCLC